In Besnoitia besnoiti strain Bb-Ger1 chromosome I, whole genome shotgun sequence, the genomic window cggcggcgcttcaTGCTGCGCGCCCTCTACGCTGGACATCCAACGAAAAGCCGTCCGCAGCCGACATCCCGATCGAAGTGGCGCGCGGCACTGCGGCGACGTGCTTGTCGCAGTCGATTGTCATCGAGTTCTTTATTTCCATACCAGGAAGCTTCTGGTTTTCTGAGTTCCTTTTTTGTTTCCGTGGCAGTTTTCTCGAATCTGTCCAttcgcctcctcttgcaTCGTGCGAATCCGTTCCTGTGGACGGTATTCTTCGAGTGACCTTCCGCAGGACACAGCTACAGCAGGCGAACAGTCGCAACTTGTCTTGCTAGTTCGCTAGCTGGCAACAACTGCAAACAACGAACGCAGCTTTTATCCTGCTTCAGGCAGGTCGTTGCCTCCTTCAGTGTCTGCGTCAGTTAAGTTGGCTTTCCTTCTTTTGAACCCGCAGCCGTGGTACGCGGTTTCTGCCGCAGTTTCTGATTCCTATCCCTCGGCACATTCTGACGTGCTCCTGTTCCTACCGCGGCTATCGCCCGTGTTGCGCACACCCACCTGTAGCCAGGATGACGGGTAAGGATTGGAAGCAGCAAAAACTGCCCGGAGACAACGAGTCGGACTCCGGTTACCCCCAAAAGCCGCAGAAATATGAGCAGGCTAAGTACGAAGCGGCGAAGTATGAAGCAACGAAGTACGAGCCCAGCAAGTACGAGGCGGCAAAGTACGAAGCAACGAAGTACGAGCCCAGCAAGTACGAGGCGGCGAAGTATGAAGCAACAAAGTGTGAGCCCATGGAGCCTTCTTACGCGCAGGGGAATGGCAAGAGTGCAGCCGCGTACGAATACGCCCAGCCTGCTGACTACCAGATGCCAGCGCCCCAGGAGCCCGAGGTACGCCACGACGCCCAGGGGCCTTCCCGAGGCTCGCAGATGGCGATGCAGCGAGCTCGGGAGCGCTTCACATCTTCCCACATGCCCGCGATGCATGCACCTGGAGAAATGCCCGTGAGGAGACTCCAGCTCTCGGAAGTAGACGAGCACCGCAGGAGCCAGTCCCCCTCGAAGAAGGCTGGCTACTGCGTCGACgagctctgcagctgcggaaTGCACAAGTGCACGCCGTCCAGGACCCCCCTACCCTTCGAGGGAAATACACACTATCGCGAAGAATTCGTGGCCAAGCCTCTGCCCCCGCAGTAAGCAGCAAGCCCCAGCGAGGCGGTCATCTTGCGTGCATCCCTCCTACACAGGCCGTGGGTGTTTCGGTGCCGCATTGCTCCTGCACACCTCTCTGCCCTCGACAGTGCAAAGAGACAACCGTGGGTTTGAGGGAGGTTCTGGCGGCGAAAGGGTTCTGACTCCCAGCGCACACGGATGCTAGGGCCGCTACCGTGTGCCGACGTGAGAGATTCCAGCTTCGCGACTTCAAGATGCTCACCATCTTCGGCGAGAGCGTAGGTACGAGCTGACGGCGTGCGAGGACGCTGCCGCACTGACTAGTCATCTTTCCTTGCGTGCCGCGTGTCTGCAGAATGCGCCCGGGCGAAGTGCATGTGCCGCCGAGTCTCCCGTTCGAAGCCGAAAGCAGCTACCGCACAGAGTACGGCCCCAAGCCCCTGCCCACTCCCCTGCAACCTGCGGAGGTCAAGCTGCCGCCCAGCCTGCCCTTCGAGGGTCAGTCTGCGTACAGAGCTGACTACGGTCCGAAGCCCCTTCCTCCCCAGATGCGTCCTGGCGAGGTCAAGCTCCCGCCCACCTTGCCGTTTGAGGCGGAGTCCTCTTACAGGTACGGTCCTCCAACCCGTTAAGAGGCAGGCAAAACGAACCACCACCACCAACTGCGGAGGGACTCCCCCCTTTCTGGTGTCTTTTAGCGTCTTCCGTGGCGCCACCGCTCGGTAGTACGGGCAGTAGTGAGCATCCAGCAATCTCTCTGAACTAGACGCCACGCACTAAATTATGCCTACGAATGCCCGATGCGGGGCTTGCGTCTGTCACGAGGGGGCGTAGCTCTGACTGTCGTTTTCGTTGCGTTTCGGTTGTGTGCCAGAACTGAGTACGGCCCCAAgcctctccctgcgccgATCCGACCTGCTGAAGTGAAGATGCCTCCCACCCTGCCGTTCGAAGGCAACACGCAGTACCGCGAGGAGTTTGTCCCGAAGCCGCTGCCCCCCACTATGAAGCCCGCAGAGGTTAAGCTGCCCCCGAGCCTGCCGTTCGATGCGAATTCGATGTATCGTTCTCAGTACGTGCCGAAGGAGAATCCGGTCTGCCAGCTGACGCGCCTTCCTCAATACCCTCAGGCCTCCTATCCGTCGAATCACGTCTTCTGGGACTCGGTTACCAAGCAGTGGTACTAGACGATTGGGAATCCACGGGGAGGGTGAGGCAGCCAGCTTGCACATGATCGCCTCGGCATCTGGGACCACATTTATACAGGGAGACGTGGAGTCCTTGTTGTGAGCGGTGCAGATTGTTTGtcgtttttttttgttgAGCACTGCGTGCGACCTTCGGGGATGGGAGAGGAGCGTCTTCCGGATGCGTCAGAGTTGAAGTTGACGCGGATCTCCTCATCAGGGGCTGGGATTTGTCACCCGGTACACCACTACCTGCCAGTGAAGGCCAGTTCCGTTGAAGGTCTACTGTCGTTTTTTAGTAACTTTTTCCCTGGCTTTCCAGGAACGGGACTTGTTTTCCTAGGGGAGGGCGGGTGGGAATTGCCGTGATGGAGCGCCGACACCAAAGGGAACGGTTTCACAGGTTCGGCTGGAGCTGGTGGTCGTCACTATCGTCACGATTCGCCCTTAGGCTTGTGGGACTGCCAGCGTGCTAATTGTGTCCCTTTGTGGGAAGATAATGCACAGCATTTTTCGTTCTGCAGAATCAGGGAGTCTGCTCGTTTGATGTCACGAACAGAAACTACCAAGACAGAAATGTTCCTTTTAAAAGTACTTAATGCGAAACCAGTGGTTGGTTGTGCGCAGATTGCCCGTCTCCTGACTACACTACTAGCAGCCACGacaggcgcctgcgacccTACGCTGGCGCTGGGTTCTCCCCTCTTCTACGTGCTTCACACGAACTCAGCGGTGCGAGAGAGCACCCTAAAAGAGAAGTAGACTGCTGCATCCTCTGCTGTATCCAGATTTCCAGTCTAGCGGCTATCGACCCTAGCTAGTTCACTAACGCCTGTCGATCAAGGAGGCGCTGTATAGATTTTGAGCAAGCTCGTTCCACGATGGTAGTGAATATGGATATCAGCTCGTCGCTACGCGGAGCCAGGATTGGAGTGCTGTGCGAGAAGCGGTGTCCTTCGGATTCTACGTAGCCATCTCTGCTCACCACTCATACTGCGTGTTTCGGTGGCAGAGAGAGGGCTGGCAAGAGAGCAAATATCTCCGCGATGCAGGGCTGCCTACTCGTCTCCACCCAAGCTATCGAGACAATTAGCTAATATCGACGCACTACACCATGCGAGTCCTATTGCGCGTACTTATCTAGGGTTCCTATTTCGAAGCGGGTCACGCATTTTGTGAAGATAGTTACAGCGTTGGATGCGAAAACttcagagaagaaaaaagctAAGGCGGCGAAAGTCACTCACTGGAAACGCGGTGTAAAAGTCCAACCGCGTTTTTTCACTTCCCATGGCGTTCATGTTCGATAAGAGGtgatgcatgcatatgcagtagctcggcgcgcctcaggcTGCGACTAGCTTCGCGCCTTGTTGCTCTTCTGCAAATCCAACTGCGTATTGCTCGGGGCACTCTGCAGAGGCCGGACGCGGATCCAACGCCGACCTCCGCTGTTTGAGGGGAACTGATTCAGTTTCCAGCGCAGATGCGGTAGCACCCGCATCAGCCATCATCGAGCGGCAACCTTGACTAGATCCTTCCGTGTGCCTCACTACTGGACTGATTCTAGCATTGTAGGGAGGCACCACTCACAATAATTACACCCTCCAAGCAAACGCGATTGCCATTATCTTGAAATCGAACACTACTGGCTGTCACAAGCCGTCGATCGAGATGGCGGAGTCCTTCAATCAACAAGAACCTGGTGTCTGAGTCTCCTAACCGGAGACATAgtcagtattctaggaacttCTTTGTCTTTTTTCACCCGACTCGGGTTATACCATTCTAAATCCTGTATCTTTTGCGCCGAAAGCGTCGCTCCTTACAGTGTGATAAGAACGATTCGTACACTAGCTACGGTCTTTATCACTACGGTGCTGTGCTTGTACGGGCGGTATTTTGTTGGCAGGAACGGGCATCACTTTCGAACTAATTGACAAACTTTGTCGCCCTAAAGTTCGCCTCGGCTCCGCGCGTGCTCACATGTGCGCACAAACCCGACTGAAGCTCCTAAGACCGACAGAACTGCACCTTCGTGCATGCCCTCGGTTGGCGACAGAAACGACCGACCTATCAGTCTTTGCTTTCAAAAACTTGATGCAGAGTGCAGTCGAAACAAGAGAAACTTTGGAAACAAATAGCTCGTCGGAAACCAACCTCATAGTTCTGCCAGATCTCCCTGCAAAGCTTCCCGCAGCGCGAGtgccggcgcgcgtgcgcatgtGCGTGCGTCCCCAATCGAAATACATGTTTAAGTGAATCTGCGTATTCTTGGTGGGTGTGGGGTTTGAGAGTTGCCTTAGTGACATTCCGCCGATATGGAACTTTCGCGCCAAGAGCGGTatcgcgttttctctcttaGCGAAGATCTGCGCGACTTCTCAGAAACGCCGCTGCGTACCCTTCCTCgtgcttcgcgtcgccgttcGGCCTTACGCTGAGCGGGTgcctctcgtctccttcgtctccgctaagagcgtcgctgccctcctcTTCGAAGTCTTCGAAGAAATCGTCGTCtggctcgcttcctcctctccgcggttCGTCCTCAGGCCCGTCCGAAaattcctcctcgtcgtctgacTCGCGAAAGTCTacgtcgccctcgtcagACGCGATGGAGTCCGCCTCAGAGCGCCGATCCGCCTCCTCACTCGCatttcgcgcgcctcctcgaggagaaagacgcgtCAAGCCCCTGGCTCCACCCCGAGGGAGGTCTCCGCCGGACTCCTCTGCACGAactctgcggctgcttcgcACCGCGGCGTCATCGCCTCGAAGTCTCGCTTGGAAGgaacgcagcgccgcgtcaaagtcttcctcggcgtcttccttctcgtcgtcgctgtccaCGTGGAGCCTCGGGCGCGCATCcacctcctcttcttcgctgagAAACTCTTCAtcagagccgcgcgccgcaggacctagcccgctcgcgccccgcgcctgcggactcAGGTCTCGGTCTCGCTCGAGAGAGCGGCGATCCAGTCTCCTCTCGtttctctcccgcgcgccgaACGTGGTAAACGCCGTAGACGGCAGCTcaaacggcggcgccgacgctgaCACCGACGCGCCTGGTTTTCTGTCGCCCGCCCCGTCGCGGACAGCAGCCCTCGGGGCttgccgcagagcgccggAGACTGGAATggctggcggcagctcgaACGCTCCAATtctgcgcggagagcgcagcccgcccgtcgccgcggccgccgcagagaacgaCGACGCGTCCCTGGGCGTCGCAGGCTGTCGAAGCGCCCCCCCCGCCTGGCTGCCGTCGAccgcttcgcgccgcgcgccatcAATgtccctctcctcgtcgctgcgcttctctccacgcgaaaaagaagagctcccgcgcgcgggcggcagcaacggcggcgtggcgcgctcgcgctcatCCTCGGCtcccctcgctcgccgcagagagaccgACGCACTcgcgtcgcggtcgccgttCGCAGCGgcccgcaggcctcgcggcgcaggagggagCTGCGTGGCGACTCCGTTGCGCTCAGCTTCCCCTGCCATCGAAAAGCCTCCTGCTCCActcgcgggcggccgcgcgtctgctcggAGCTCCCTCGAGGGACcggagggcgtcgcggccgcctgcgcccccAGAGTCGACGCGGCAGCTGGGAcaggctggcggccgcgcgacgcgaggcagtCGTTGAAGTGGAGGCGCGTGAGCAAGtgcgcgcagggcgaggaagggaaACGCCGGCTGAAGGCCTCCAGCTTGCCTGACGAACACATGCACATGccgggcgcagcgagacgagCCGCGATGAGCAGACGAAACCAAACAGATACAGGGGCACGCGACCACAGTGCAATGCACGCCTGCGAAGCCGCGCTTGTCAGCATTGGGGCGATGCCAAAGGAAACGCGCGAGCGATGAAGGAGAAAGCATCTTCGCCTGTTGACCGGATGGAGCTGCGCAGCAACCTCGACAGGAAACGACcaagagagacgagaagcgtctcttctcttcccCTTGCCTGGCttcgcgacgacggcagcccCAGCAAAGGACGAGGTCGCCCTCCCCTTTTCTGCGAACATCAACGACTCGgacgccctcctcgtcgcgggctgccgcctcccccctcgtTGATCCTTTCCTTTCTTACTGAGGAATTCGTTGAAGTTTTCTCTGaagctcgcgccggcgctgcgtaCCATGCCGCCGTATCCTGCGCtgtcgacggcggcgcgcacttgccggcgcctcgcatcTCGCATTCTTTCTCGCGCGTtggtcgccttctgcgcactccgcgcctcctcggcgtcgctgctccgatcgcggccgtcgtggctcgctgaggcgtctcgggcggcgccgccgtcgctcctgccgagcgcgcagaggaccgacgcggaaacgccgagaccccccgcggccgcgagcagcggaaACTCGGGGGGTTCGAAGGAGAACTTCCGGACGTGACGGCTGAAGACGAGACAAATCGTCAGGCACTTACTGGCCGCCTGGAGCAGCGCCAAGTCTTCCAAGAAGAGAtcgcgcagaagcgacgAGAGAAAACATGCATGCAGCTCCTGAACGTCCGCGAGGGAGTAtggcgacgcctgcgacgaGCTCGTCAACtccggcggagagagcgactgCAGATGCCGAAGCAGCGTCGAGTAGTGCAACGCGACGACCTGATAGGCAAGCAGAAAGAAGCAAAACGAGCTGGAGTGCCTACAAAGTGCGCATCATGCGCACACAACGCGAAATGAAGGAAACCAACATGAAAttctctctcctttcgcCTCGAAACGAAGAGACGAGCCGGCTGAAGCGTGTAAGGGTGCAGACATTTCCATGCAAGCAGTGCGCTTATATTCGCACCCACCCTCAACGCATCTCATGAAAACACAACACGGCGGAGATCCGGAACCACAACTTCGTTATCTCAATGCACAaatacttatatatatacgcaaTGCGAGCAACACGAATTAACGCCCACATAGGGACATTATACACATGTATAGGAATGTACTCGACATATATACGTCAGCGAAGCTGAGACCCTGTCAGAAAAAAGATCTGTAACCATGCATTTCGCGCCCTGCCTCCTGCGTTTCACGTACATCCGTCGTCGCATAGAAGAGAACGTTACGAGTGAAGACGCGCATTTCCTCTCCTATCGCGATTGTCTGGCGCAGATGCGTCGGCATGTCCGCGAAGGAAAAGAGGCCCTGAAGAAAACAAAATGGAACACACGCGCAGCTTTCGTTTCCCGTATAGGCGGCGGTGACCGTCACAGACTGTCAAACGTCAAACCCCACACACAGATCGCTGAGTAAGCAACGCTCTAAACATGCACCTGCACACATTCATGTCTCTCTAGCGAAGTTTCACGCGACGGGTGCTGAATCGAGTCTTTTCTATTCCGTACAGACGACTAT contains:
- a CDS encoding microtubule associated protein SPM1 (encoded by transcript BESB_000610); the protein is MTGKDWKQQKLPGDNESDSGYPQKPQKYEQAKYEAAKYEATKYEPSKYEAAKYEATKYEPSKYEAAKYEATKCEPMEPSYAQGNGKSAAAYEYAQPADYQMPAPQEPEVRHDAQGPSRGSQMAMQRARERFTSSHMPAMHAPGEMPVRRLQLSEVDEHRRSQSPSKKAGYCVDELCSCGMHKCTPSRTPLPFEGNTHYREEFVAKPLPPQMRPGEVHVPPSLPFEAESSYRTEYGPKPLPTPLQPAEVKLPPSLPFEGQSAYRADYGPKPLPPQMRPGEVKLPPTLPFEAESSYRTEYGPKPLPAPIRPAEVKMPPTLPFEGNTQYREEFVPKPLPPTMKPAEVKLPPSLPFDANSMYRSQYVPKENPVCQLTRLPQYPQASYPSNHVFWDSVTKQWY